The Novosphingobium kaempferiae genome includes a window with the following:
- a CDS encoding sulfatase: MIASLLAVTMLSGSAQAIAKQGGAAAASPAASTQQAASRPNVLFILIDDLKPAIHGYGDPIAVTPNIDRLIARGTRIDLAYANQAVCAPSRINLMTGARSTTSGIYDFGMNLRDFMPNAVTLPQYFMKAGYRAESIGKVFHIGHGTVGDPQSFSVPPHKDHVIEYVDPASLAVGKTREAALFNEFELPDEDVWEYARTLPKGVAWEDPDVSDDAYADGRTAEYTIGRLDALKGSKQPFFLAVGFARPHLPFSVPKKYWNLYDPAKLPMPDFERLPEGAPAFAGKVGGEIVAYTPIPEKTPEAQYPEELKRKLVHGYYAGVSYTDAQIGKVLDELERTGLAQNTIVVLWGDHGYHLGDHAIWTKHTNFEQATHQPLIFAGPGVGKGVSTRQPTETVDIYPTLAALAGLPPPTGPQKMDGINLKPVLENPETRLRGYAYHFYNRPHRWGQAIRTEQYRLVRWTHDQTGERVYELYDLVGDPGETRNIADEKPEVVKELDGMLDRQPKPKPLPKPKD, from the coding sequence ATGATCGCTTCGCTACTGGCTGTCACGATGCTCTCGGGCTCTGCGCAGGCCATCGCGAAGCAGGGTGGAGCGGCAGCGGCATCGCCTGCCGCATCCACGCAGCAGGCGGCTTCGCGGCCCAACGTGCTGTTCATCCTGATCGACGACCTCAAGCCCGCGATCCATGGCTACGGCGATCCGATCGCGGTCACGCCGAACATCGACCGCCTGATCGCGCGCGGCACCCGGATAGACCTCGCCTATGCCAATCAGGCCGTCTGCGCGCCCAGCCGCATCAACCTGATGACAGGGGCGAGGTCCACCACGTCCGGCATCTACGACTTCGGCATGAACCTGCGCGACTTCATGCCGAACGCGGTGACGCTGCCGCAGTACTTCATGAAGGCAGGCTACCGCGCCGAGTCCATCGGCAAGGTCTTCCATATCGGCCACGGCACCGTTGGCGATCCGCAGAGCTTCTCGGTCCCGCCGCACAAGGATCACGTCATCGAATACGTCGATCCCGCCTCGCTCGCCGTGGGCAAGACCCGCGAGGCAGCGCTGTTCAACGAGTTCGAACTGCCCGACGAGGATGTCTGGGAATATGCCCGGACATTGCCCAAGGGCGTCGCCTGGGAAGACCCGGACGTGTCTGACGACGCCTATGCCGATGGCCGCACGGCGGAATATACGATCGGCCGCCTCGATGCCCTGAAGGGATCGAAACAGCCGTTCTTCCTTGCGGTCGGCTTCGCGCGTCCGCACCTGCCGTTCTCGGTGCCTAAGAAGTACTGGAACCTGTACGATCCGGCCAAGCTGCCGATGCCGGATTTCGAGCGCCTACCCGAAGGCGCGCCCGCCTTCGCAGGTAAGGTCGGGGGCGAGATCGTCGCCTACACACCCATCCCGGAAAAGACCCCCGAGGCGCAGTATCCCGAGGAGCTGAAGCGCAAGCTGGTCCACGGCTACTACGCAGGCGTCAGCTATACCGACGCGCAGATCGGCAAGGTGCTCGACGAGCTGGAGCGCACCGGGCTCGCGCAGAACACGATCGTCGTGCTGTGGGGAGACCACGGCTACCACCTCGGCGACCATGCCATCTGGACAAAGCACACCAATTTCGAACAGGCGACGCACCAGCCGCTGATCTTCGCGGGACCGGGCGTCGGCAAAGGCGTCTCGACCCGCCAGCCGACGGAAACGGTCGACATCTATCCGACCCTTGCAGCGCTGGCGGGCCTGCCTCCGCCCACCGGCCCGCAGAAGATGGACGGTATCAACCTCAAGCCGGTGCTGGAAAATCCCGAGACCCGGCTGCGTGGCTATGCCTACCACTTCTACAACCGTCCACATCGCTGGGGGCAGGCCATCCGGACCGAGCAGTACCGGCTGGTCCGCTGGACCCACGACCAGACGGGAGAGCGGGTCTACGAGCTTTACGATCTTGTCGGCGATCCGGGCGAGACGCGCAACATCGCCGATGAGAAGCCCGAAGTCGTGAAGGAACTGGACGGCATGCTCGACCGCCAGCCCAAGCCGAAGCCGCTCCCGAAGCCCAAGGACTGA
- a CDS encoding TonB-dependent receptor: protein MLALCHPSASVAQVVEANAPAASSDAEQGDIVVTGIRNSLRTAISEKRETVTIVDVINAEDVGKLPDQNLAEVLENIPGVQIDRNRGVGSGVSIRGSSQNLVLINGRSTTPAADARGGISFDDLPAELIASVRVTKVPTADQIEGSVGGSVDLRTYRGLALKEPIRTIRADMEYAETADRYNPHLAAVFGQKFDTGIGEIGVVLAGNYQRQTVREDQLNVRYLERTTVDLNGDGTADPYLRPNYAQQFYSINDRTNKSLSGSIEWRPSSNLTLFVDGTYVDQKNVGSQIGVFMQQPNDVSELPFQSQANIEERTSSGYTYRQMTSGLIGGTQFRSTGESPIRNTESYLAAVGGEWRSGDVSIRFEASRAGSDTIDANFQLVAQYSDPTGANFGNANGRISPPFLFDASGEDLFWSIDRSSPLAANIGNPAYYQTFIARDNYTYYHNVENAQRVDASWELGWGPLRSIDAGFRFNQTDSRRRKTTQVSRQFPGVVASSRPDLFQIAPDDFFDFTGDTYTGGWVVARQLTQDPSAARAAVGLAADPPEDLGARFQVKERTYAGYLKANIDTTIAGMSLRGEIGARLVHTDQTASGVAVSNGVVSDVSATQKYTKVLPGVVFALEPADGVLVRASYAKSLRRPDFGQLAPTVVFPIINNYVSAGNPNLKPQTVDQFDIDAEWYFDRNSLLSVGLFYKKFHDLVTTVAVAPQLRDPALGYFVESNCVGGIWNPVAVDLTGAVGICTGINQPQNLGSATLKGAEVNFQHSFTYLPGLLSGFGVLANYTYQDGKRDSTLAVPSLHTVDGTPVQLSLPLRDLSKNNYNLTLFYEKAGFSARVRYTYRDAFLRTEATDVTNNLPLYQEPRSQLNASISYDINPWFAITVSGVNLTKEASRERAIFADGPLTQERSADRRFVFGVRGKL, encoded by the coding sequence TTGCTGGCGCTTTGTCATCCCAGCGCCAGCGTCGCGCAAGTGGTCGAGGCAAACGCCCCGGCTGCAAGTAGCGATGCGGAACAAGGCGACATCGTCGTGACCGGCATCCGCAACTCCCTTCGTACCGCCATCTCGGAGAAGCGCGAGACGGTCACGATCGTCGACGTCATCAATGCCGAAGACGTAGGCAAGCTGCCCGACCAGAACCTGGCCGAAGTCCTGGAGAATATTCCCGGCGTCCAGATCGACCGCAATCGCGGCGTCGGCAGCGGCGTGTCCATCCGTGGTTCGAGCCAGAACCTCGTCCTCATCAACGGCCGTTCGACGACGCCTGCAGCCGACGCGCGCGGCGGCATCAGCTTCGACGACCTGCCCGCCGAGCTGATCGCCTCCGTCCGCGTCACCAAGGTGCCAACCGCCGACCAGATCGAGGGTTCGGTGGGCGGATCGGTCGACCTGCGCACCTACCGGGGCCTCGCCCTCAAGGAGCCGATCCGCACGATCCGCGCCGACATGGAATATGCGGAGACCGCCGACCGCTACAATCCGCACCTTGCAGCGGTGTTCGGCCAGAAGTTCGACACCGGCATCGGCGAGATCGGCGTCGTGCTGGCCGGCAACTACCAGCGCCAGACGGTGCGCGAAGACCAGCTCAACGTGCGCTATCTGGAACGCACGACCGTCGACCTGAATGGAGACGGCACCGCAGACCCCTATCTGCGCCCCAATTACGCCCAGCAGTTCTATTCGATCAACGACCGTACCAACAAGTCGCTGTCGGGATCAATCGAATGGCGCCCGTCCTCGAACCTGACCCTGTTCGTCGACGGGACATACGTGGACCAGAAGAACGTCGGCAGCCAGATCGGCGTCTTCATGCAGCAGCCGAACGACGTCTCGGAGCTGCCGTTCCAGTCGCAGGCGAATATCGAGGAACGGACGTCCAGCGGTTACACCTACCGCCAGATGACCTCCGGCCTGATCGGCGGCACGCAGTTCCGCTCGACCGGCGAGAGCCCGATCCGCAACACCGAATCCTATCTCGCGGCAGTGGGCGGCGAATGGAGGTCCGGCGACGTGTCGATACGTTTTGAGGCCAGCCGCGCCGGGTCCGACACGATCGACGCCAATTTCCAGCTCGTCGCGCAGTACAGCGATCCGACGGGGGCGAACTTCGGCAACGCCAACGGCCGCATCAGCCCGCCGTTCCTGTTCGATGCCAGCGGCGAGGATCTGTTCTGGAGCATCGACCGCTCCAGCCCGCTGGCGGCCAACATCGGCAATCCCGCCTATTACCAGACCTTCATCGCGCGCGACAACTACACCTATTACCACAACGTCGAGAACGCCCAGCGCGTAGACGCCTCATGGGAACTTGGTTGGGGGCCGTTGCGCTCGATCGACGCGGGCTTCCGCTTCAACCAGACGGATTCGCGCCGTCGCAAAACCACGCAGGTATCGCGGCAGTTCCCGGGCGTAGTCGCATCATCCCGACCGGACCTGTTCCAGATCGCGCCAGACGATTTCTTCGACTTCACCGGCGACACCTACACCGGCGGCTGGGTCGTGGCCCGGCAGTTGACGCAAGATCCTTCGGCGGCCCGCGCGGCGGTGGGTCTGGCGGCGGACCCGCCCGAAGACCTTGGCGCGCGCTTCCAGGTAAAGGAGCGCACTTACGCGGGATACCTCAAGGCCAACATCGACACGACCATCGCCGGGATGTCGCTGCGCGGAGAGATCGGCGCGCGCCTCGTCCATACCGACCAGACCGCGTCGGGCGTCGCTGTCAGCAACGGCGTAGTCAGCGACGTTTCGGCGACGCAGAAGTACACCAAGGTGCTGCCGGGCGTCGTCTTCGCGCTCGAACCCGCCGACGGCGTGCTCGTTCGTGCGTCCTACGCCAAGTCGCTGCGCCGTCCGGACTTCGGCCAGCTTGCGCCGACCGTCGTCTTCCCGATCATCAACAATTACGTCAGCGCCGGCAATCCGAACCTCAAGCCGCAGACCGTCGACCAGTTCGACATCGATGCCGAATGGTACTTCGACCGCAACAGCCTTCTTTCGGTCGGCCTGTTCTACAAGAAGTTCCACGACCTCGTCACGACGGTGGCGGTCGCCCCGCAACTGCGCGACCCCGCGCTCGGCTACTTCGTGGAGAGCAACTGCGTCGGCGGCATCTGGAACCCGGTGGCGGTGGACCTGACCGGCGCGGTCGGCATCTGCACCGGCATCAACCAGCCGCAGAACCTCGGCAGCGCGACGCTGAAGGGCGCGGAAGTGAACTTCCAGCACAGCTTCACCTACCTGCCCGGCCTGCTTTCGGGCTTCGGCGTGCTGGCCAACTACACCTACCAGGACGGCAAGCGTGACAGCACGCTGGCGGTGCCCAGCCTGCACACGGTTGACGGGACGCCGGTGCAGCTTTCGCTGCCACTGCGCGACCTTTCGAAGAACAACTACAACCTGACGCTGTTCTACGAGAAGGCGGGTTTCAGCGCCCGCGTGCGCTACACCTATCGCGACGCCTTCCTGCGTACCGAGGCAACCGACGTGACCAACAACCTGCCACTCTACCAGGAGCCCCGCAGCCAGCTGAATGCGTCGATATCCTATGACATCAACCCGTGGTTCGCGATCACGGTCTCGGGCGTCAACCTGACCAAGGAAGCCAGCCGCGAGCGGGCGATCTTCGCCGACGGCCCGCTGACGCAGGAGCGCAGCGCCGACCGACGCTTCGTATTCGGCGTGCGTGGCAAGCTCTGA
- a CDS encoding formylglycine-generating enzyme family protein, translated as MIWIPGGTFAMGSDKFYPEEAPVRRVSVDGFWIDATPVTNHQYAQFVAATGYRTVAEVAPDPAQYPGMTPEMAQPGSLVFHKTVVPVDTGNPANWWRFDFGADWRHPLGPESDADSLGLWDHPVVQIAYADAQAYAEWAGKDLPTEAEFEFAARGGLDGADYAWGDELAPDGAMLANYWQGLFPFANQLLDGWERTSPVGSFPANGYGLFDMIGNTWEWTSDWWSDRPDVLRKKDPQSCCTVSNPRGGKLKNSFDPSQPGVRIGRKVLKGGSHLCAANYCQRYRPAARHPEMIDTATSHIGFRCVRRHPSMA; from the coding sequence ATGATCTGGATTCCCGGCGGCACTTTCGCGATGGGATCGGACAAATTTTATCCCGAGGAGGCGCCTGTGCGCCGGGTGTCCGTCGACGGATTCTGGATCGACGCCACGCCTGTCACGAACCACCAGTATGCCCAGTTCGTCGCTGCGACCGGCTACCGCACGGTCGCCGAAGTTGCGCCCGATCCTGCCCAGTATCCGGGCATGACGCCGGAGATGGCCCAACCTGGCTCACTGGTCTTCCACAAGACCGTGGTGCCGGTCGATACCGGCAATCCCGCCAACTGGTGGCGTTTTGACTTCGGGGCCGACTGGCGTCACCCGCTGGGACCGGAAAGTGATGCGGACTCCCTCGGCCTCTGGGATCATCCCGTCGTCCAGATCGCCTATGCCGACGCGCAGGCGTACGCGGAATGGGCAGGCAAGGATCTGCCGACCGAGGCCGAATTCGAATTCGCCGCACGCGGCGGACTGGACGGTGCGGACTATGCTTGGGGCGATGAACTGGCGCCCGACGGGGCGATGCTCGCCAATTACTGGCAGGGCCTTTTCCCCTTTGCCAACCAGTTACTCGACGGCTGGGAACGCACTTCGCCGGTAGGGTCGTTCCCCGCCAACGGCTACGGCCTGTTCGACATGATAGGCAATACCTGGGAATGGACGAGCGACTGGTGGAGTGACAGGCCCGACGTTCTGCGTAAGAAAGACCCGCAGTCATGCTGCACCGTCAGCAACCCGCGAGGCGGTAAGCTCAAGAATAGCTTCGATCCATCGCAGCCGGGCGTGCGGATAGGGCGCAAGGTGCTCAAGGGCGGGTCGCACTTGTGCGCGGCCAACTATTGCCAGCGTTACCGACCGGCGGCGCGTCATCCCGAGATGATCGATACGGCCACGTCGCATATCGGGTTCCGTTGCGTTCGGCGGCATCCCTCCATGGCCTGA